From a single Gavia stellata isolate bGavSte3 chromosome 37, bGavSte3.hap2, whole genome shotgun sequence genomic region:
- the TTL gene encoding tubulin--tyrosine ligase: protein MYTFVVRDEGSSVYAEVGRVLLASGRWRRLRRDNPRFNLMLGERNRLPFGRLGHEPGLVQLVNYYRGADKLCRKASLVKLIKTSPELSESCTWFPESYVIYPTNLKTPVAPAQNGIRHLINNTRTDEREVFLAAYNRRREGKEGNVWIAKSSAGAKGEGILISSEAAELLDFIDEQGQVHVIQKYLEKPLLLEPGHRKFDIRSWVLVDHQYNIYLYREGVLRTSSEPYNSANFQDKTCHLTNHCIQKEYSKNYGRYEEGNEMFFEEFNQYLMDALNTTLENSILLQIKHIIRSCLMCIEPAISTKHLHYQSFQLFGFDFMVDEELKVWLIEVNGAPACAQKLYAELCQGIVDVAISSVFPLNDTGQKASQPSSIFIKL from the exons ATGTACACCTTCGTGGTGCGGGACGAGGGCAGCAGCGTGTACGCCGAGGTGGGCCGGGTGCTGCTGGCCAGCGGGCGGTGGCGGCGCCTGCGGAGGGACAACCCCCGCTTCAACCTGATGCTGGGCGAGAGGAACCGGCTCCCCTTCGGCAGGCTGG GCCATGAACCCGGACTCGTGCAGCTGGTCAATTACTACAGGGGAGCGGACAAGCTGTGCCGCAAAGCATCTCTGGTGAA GCTAATCAAGACAAGTCCTGAACTATCGGAGTCCTGCACGTGGTTCCCCGAATCGTATGTGATTTACCCAACAAACTTGAAGACCCCCGTGGCTCCAGCACAGAATGGAATTCGCCATCTCATAAACAACACAAGGACGGATGAGCGGGAAGTCTTCTTGGCAGCTTACAACAGGCGGCGGGAAGGCAAAGAAGGCAACGTGTGGATCGCCAAGTCCTCAGCTGGCGCCAAAG GGGAAGGGATCCTGATTTCttcagaggctgcagagctcctggaCTTCATCGATGAGCAAGGGCAAGTACACGTGATTCAGAAATACCTGGAGAAGCCTCTGCTTTTAGAGCCAGGGCATCGCAAGTTTGACATCAG GAGCTGGGTTCTCGTGGATCATCAGTATAATATCTACCTCTACAGAGAGGGTGTCCTGCGGACCTCTTCCGAACCATATAACAGTGCTAATTTCCAGGACAAAACCTGCCACTTGACCAATCACTGCATTCAGAAGGAATATTCCAAAAACTACGGGCGGTATGAGGAAGGGAATGAAATGTTCTTCGAGGAGTTCAACCAGTATCTGATGGATGCCCTGAACACAACGCTTGAGAATAGCATCTTACTGCAAATCAAACACATAATAAG AAGCTGCCTTATGTGTATAGAGCCTGCAATCAGCACGAAGCATCTTCACTACCAGAGCTTCCAGCTCTTTGGCTTTGACTTCATGGTGGATGAGGAGCTGAAGGTCTGGCTGATAGAAGTCAACGGGGCCCCGGCGTGTGCCCA GAAGCTGTATGCCGAGCTCTGCCAAGGAATTGTGGATGTAGCCATCTCTAGCGTTTTCCCCCTCAACGACACTGGGCAGAAGGCGAGCCAGCCATCCTCGATCTTCATCAAGCTGTGA